The Virgibacillus sp. MSP4-1 genome has a segment encoding these proteins:
- a CDS encoding thiamine pyrophosphate-dependent dehydrogenase E1 component subunit alpha, which translates to MAQNRHKSLGLTDEQVLDIYRHMLLARKIDERMWLLNRAGKIPFVISCQGQEAAQVGASFALDRDQDYVAPYYRDLGVVLAFGMTAKELMLSGFAKAEDPNSGGRQMPGHFGQKKNRILTGSSPVTTQVPHAVGVALAAKMEKKNIASFVTLGEGSSNQGDFHEGLNFAGVHKLPVITMVENNKYAISVPLEKQLGSKSVSDRAQGYGMPGITIDGNDPLAVYEAVRDARQRAVNGEGPTLIETVSYRFTAHSSDDDDRTYREKEEVEEAKKKDALITFGDYLKQNGILTDDIENGLHSEIDKVVNEATEYAENAPYADPDSALRYVYAE; encoded by the coding sequence ATGGCACAAAACCGCCACAAATCATTGGGATTAACAGATGAGCAGGTGCTGGATATTTATAGGCACATGCTTTTGGCCAGAAAAATAGACGAAAGAATGTGGCTGCTAAATAGAGCAGGAAAGATTCCGTTTGTTATTTCCTGTCAGGGACAGGAAGCCGCACAGGTAGGAGCATCCTTTGCATTGGATCGTGATCAGGATTATGTGGCTCCTTATTATCGTGATCTTGGAGTAGTATTGGCCTTTGGAATGACTGCAAAGGAATTAATGCTATCAGGATTTGCGAAAGCTGAAGACCCTAATTCGGGCGGGCGTCAGATGCCAGGTCATTTTGGTCAAAAGAAAAACCGTATTTTAACTGGATCTTCGCCAGTAACCACCCAGGTTCCCCATGCTGTAGGAGTTGCTTTAGCAGCCAAAATGGAAAAGAAAAATATTGCTTCCTTTGTAACATTGGGAGAGGGATCTTCAAACCAGGGGGATTTCCACGAAGGCTTAAATTTTGCAGGTGTACACAAATTACCTGTGATTACTATGGTTGAAAATAATAAATATGCCATTTCCGTCCCACTGGAAAAGCAGCTTGGAAGTAAATCCGTTTCCGACCGAGCTCAGGGATACGGTATGCCGGGAATCACCATAGACGGCAATGATCCATTAGCCGTTTATGAAGCTGTCCGGGATGCCAGACAACGTGCTGTGAATGGAGAGGGACCAACCTTAATTGAAACGGTATCCTACAGATTTACCGCGCATTCAAGTGATGATGATGACCGGACCTACCGTGAAAAGGAAGAAGTGGAAGAAGCCAAAAAGAAGGATGCCTTAATTACATTTGGCGACTATTTAAAGCAAAACGGCATTTTAACCGATGACATCGAAAACGGGCTTCATTCAGAAATCGATAAAGTGGTCAATGAAGCCACAGAATACGCAGAAAACGCACCGTATGCTGATCCGGATAGCGCCCTGCGTTATGTTTATGCAGAGTAA